Within Runella rosea, the genomic segment TCTCATCGATAAGCCAGTCTGGATGGCTATCAGCATTGTCTATCATCTTTATTGTGTGATTTGGACGCTAAGGTTTTTCAGAAGTAAATCATAAAAAATCAACCCTAAGCATTCCTAAACTGCCTAAAATGATGAAATATTTAACCTTCTTTCTGCTGTGCATACTTGGGCTGACGACGACCAAGACGCAATCGGCGAGCAGCACATCCACGCCTATTTCGATACCCAAAGCGATTGTTTATGCCTCTGATTCCTTGGTTGTGAAAGATCCAAAAAAACAAAAACGAGCAAGAGTTATCTCGGTGCTGTCAGCGGGAGCTGGTGCTGTACTAACGATTGGTGGACTGGTTTCTGGGAGCATACCGATAGTTATTATTGGAGGAGTATTGGTTATATTAGCAATCCTCACTGCTCAAAAAAAGTCCCCAAAAATACCCCAAAAAACACCTGAATCTAAGTCTTCAGATTCTTCGACGAAAGGTGTAGCATCTCCAGGATGTGCGGTCACGGCAGTTGTTGGAGGAGTAGCAGTGGCTGGAATATTATTGTATCTGCTGCTAAATTATGGTCAGTCTTAAAATAAGAATCATGTAAACGCATTCTTCCTTCGTTAGCTTTCGGGATGTTGAACTTCGGCTCCTTAGCAGTCAAGTCAATACATCCAGTCTTCTAATTATTAAAACATGTTGAACAAATAAATATTCAGCTATGCGGAGCCGTTTAGAAATTCTTTGCTTCTTTGCGGCTTCGCGTGGTTTAAAAATCTTCTTGCGATACCTCTAAACCATTATTTATGAAAAAGCTACTTTTACTCTTTACATGCTCAATCATTGCATTTGTGGGTTTTGCCCAGCCTACCCAAACGATTCGTGGAAAAATTGTAGACAAAGAATCAAAGTTTCCGTTGGTAGGTGTAACAGCGCTTTTGATGAACAACGCAGCGCAGCCTGTAGGGGCCGTTACCGATGTAGATGGCACTTTTCGGGTGGCCAATGTGGCTGTTGGTCGGCAAACGTTACGCTTCACGTTGGTTGGATACAAAGAAATTTTGCTTAACAATATTGTGGTGGAAGCGGGCCGCGAAACAGTGCTTAACCTTGAAATGGAGGAGGCTATTACTGAACTCAATACCGTGGTGGTGAAAGTCAAACGAAGCGGCGAAGCAGCCAACGAAATGGCAATGGTCAGTGCGCGGCAGTTTTCGGTGGAGGAAACAGAGCGCTACGCGGGTAGCAGGGGAGAGCCCGCCCGGATGGCCTCTAATTTTGCGGGGGTTCAGGGGGCCGATGATTCGCGCAATGACATCGTGATTCGCGGAAACTCACCCTCGGGCGTGCTGTGGCGTCTCGAAGGCGTCAGCATTCCCAATCCCAACCACTTTGCCATCTCGGGTACTTCGGGAGGGCCAGTGAGTATCATCAACAATAAATATTTGGCCAATTCCGACTTTTTTACGGGAGCTTTCCCTGCTGAATTTGGCAACACTACCGCGGGAGTTTTTGACCTGAAACTCCGCAATGGTAACAATGAAAAACATGAATTTGGCGCTCAGTTTGGTTTTTTGGGCACCGAGGCTACCGCTGAAGGGCCCCTTTCCAAAAAATCAAAATCATCGTATTTGGTCACGGGTCGGTATGCCAACCTTTGGCTGTTCAACAAAGCGGGCATCGACATCGGTACGCAGGCCGTGCCGTCGTACGCTGATGGCTTTGCACGTTTCAATTTTCCGCTCAAAAACGGCGGGAATGTGGCCTTGTGGGGGATTGGCGGCACGAGTACCGTTGATATTTTGGTGAGCGAACAGGAAGTAAGCGACCGTAATATTTTTGGTCAGAACGACCGCGACCAGTATTTTACGTCCAAGATGGCGCTGGGTGGAATTACGTATAACCAACCGCTCAATAAAAGCACGTTTTTTAAAGCAACGCTGGCGGTTTCCAACAATATTCAGGACGCCAACCACGATTTTTTATTCCTCCGAAAAGATGCCGTGGGAAACCCACTGGTGCAGAACCAAAAATACGTTATTGATTCGCTGCGACCGATTCTTGATTATAAATTTTCGGATACCAAGTATTCGTTGGCCACGGCCCTGAACAAGAAATGGGGGGCGAAGAGCACGCTGAAAGTGGGAGTTAATGCTGATATGATACGTTTTACGGCTTTTGATGATGTTCGAAACTTGAATGAAACCACCAATCAGCTGACACCTTGGCGCCGACGTTGGAATGCGGATGCTGAAGGTTTTATTCAGTTGCAACCTTACATTCAGTTCAAACATTACCTGACCCAAAATGTTGCGCTGAACGTCGGATTGAGCAGTTTTTACAGTTCGATCAATAAAAACAGTTATTCTCCGATTGAACCACGGGCGGGACTTTCGTGGGAATTGCCTAATCGTCAGAAGATTACATTTGCCACGGGGCTGCATAGCCAAGGTTTGCCAACCTATTTGTACTTTTACAATCCCGCAAATACTGGTACGGCCAATACTTTCCCCGCCAAAAACGTGGGTTTGATGAAAAGCTGGCATTTTGTGGCAGGATACAGTAAAATGTTGGCAGAAAACCTCCGATTGTTGGCTGAAGTCTATTATCAGCGTTTGTATGATGTTCCCGTAGAAATTCAGAAATCGTCATTTTCTATCCTAAACAGTGGCGCGGGATTTTCGAGGTTTTTTCCAAATCCTCTTCAAAACGCGGGCAAAGGACGCAACTACGGCGTAGAGCTGACGCTGGAGAAGTTTTTTAGCAATAACTACTATTTTCTGGTGACGGCTTCTGTTTTTGACGCTAAATATCAAGGGTCAGACGGCGTTTGGCGCAATACCGATTTCAACGGAAAATACGCTTTCAATGCGTTGTTTTCTAAAGAATTTACCTTCAAAAAACGTAAATCCCTGAACATCGGTGCCAAGTATACGGCCACTGGCGGGCGTTGGTATGGTCCGGCAGATATTACTGCGTCACGTCAAAGTCAGGAAGTGATTTATGCCGATGCTACTCGCAATTCGCTGCAATTCAGTCCTTACAATCGCTTCGACATCAAGACGGAATATAAAATAAACCGTAACCGCCTTACCCATACCATCGCCGTTGATTTGGTCAACGTGCTGGGGATTCAGAATTTGCTGAGTCTGAGCTATGTGCCGCAGGCTCCTTACGTAAAGCAGGAGTACCAACTGGGCTTTTTACCCGTATTCTTTTATCGGATTAATTTTTGAAAAATTGTAATCTGCTGGGAGATATAAAAAATCAAAGAAGGCGAATCCTCGGATTCGCCTTCTTTGATTGAATTGCAGGAAAATGGCTTGAACTATTCCTCCTGTTTACCCAATATACCTTCGCGCTCGGCTTGCGACTTATAATCGTGCAATTTGACGGGCTGTGAGTTTTTACGCATATTGATGTTGAGTACTTCGACCAAAAGAGAGAATGCAATGGCAAAATATAGGTAGCCTTTAGGGACAGAACCCACTTCTGAGTCAAAAATGGACACTTCGGCCAAGTGAGCGCCCTCGGCAATGAGCATAAATCCGATGGCAATCAAAAAGGCCAGTCCGAGCATTTGAACGGATGGGTGACGGTTGACAAAGTCGCCGACGGGGCCTGAGAAAAGCATCATGATAATGACCGATAGGACCACGGCCACAATCATAACGGGAATGTTGTTGGTGAGACCGATGGCCGTCAAAATAGAGTCAATCGAAAACACAACGTTGATGAGAGCGATTTGTAATACTACGCTGGTAAGTTTGTTGCTGGCACTTCCTTTTGGCTTTTGTACTTCCTCATTGATTCCTTCCAGTTTGTGGTGAATCTCTGACGTACTTTTATAAAGCAGGAAGAGTCCTCCAATGACCAAAATAACACTCTGCCCCGAAAAAGCCGCCTTAAACCACCCCGCGTCTACGTGGGTAAAAGGTTGAGAAAGTGAAATAATAAACGAAATTCCAAAAAGTAAACTGACCCGAAAAATCATGGCGAGAATCAAGCCAATATTGCGGGCTTTGGGTTGGTCTTTGCGGGAAAGTTTGTTGGCCGCAATGGAAATAAAGATAATGTTGTCAATGCCTAAAACGATTTCTAAAAACGTCAGGGTTAATAAGCTGATGAGTGCTTCAGCCGTAAATAATGATTCCATCGTTGAATGAATAGATGAGCGAAAAATGAAAAGGTTGCTAATAAAGGCAATACGATTAACAAATAAAGCGATTGAAATGCAAAAATGGGCGATTTTTAAACATGAATACAATATTTTTACACGAAATTACCTAACACTACATAGAAGGTCTAAAAATGGAGTCAAAACTTCCCAACGTCGGTACGACGATTTTTACGGTCATGTCGGCGTTGGCCACTGAGCACAAAGCCATCAATCTTTCGCAGGGTTTTCCTGATTTTGACATGCCCGAAGCACTCGTGCGCCTCACAAGCGAGGCCATGCAGAAAGGGTTCAACCAGTATTCGCCCATGGCGGGTTGGATGCCGCTGCGAGAAAGTATCGCCGCCAAAATCCATGATCTGCACGGAGTTTCGGTTAATCCAGACACCGAAATTACCATCACCCCTGGCGGTACTTATGCGATTTATACCGCCTTTACGGCCGTATTACGCCCTGGTGATGAGGTCATTGTGTTTGAACCCGCTTATGATAGTTATATCCCAAATATTGAAGTAAACGGAGCCATTGCCGTTCGAATTTCCCTCGACTTTCCGACTTACCGTATCAATTGGGACGAAGTGCGGGCCCGTATCACGCCCCGCACGCGTATGATTGCGCTCAATACGCCCCACAATCCTACGGGGAGTATTCTACGCGACGATGATATCGAGCAGTTACGTCAGATTGTTCAGGAACACGATTTGCTGATTATGTCTGACGAAGTCTACGAACATTTGATTTATGACGGGGAGCCGCATCGGAGTATGTTGCGTTACGAAGATTTGCGGCAACGGGCATTTGTGTGTTTTTCGTTTGGGAAAGCGTACCATTGCACGGGTTGGAAAATGGGTTATTGTGTAGCGCCGCCCGCTTTTACCGTAGAATTTCGTAAAATCCACCAATTCAATTGTTTTTCGTGTTTTACGCCTGCTCAGGTAGGATTGGCGGAGCACCTTAAAGATTCGGTAGAATACCGAAGCATTGCGGGTTTTTATGAGGGCAAGCGTAATTATTTCGCCAAACTCATGGAACAAACTCGTTTTAAACCCTTGCCAAGCTACGGTAGTTATTTTCAGCTTTATTATTTTGATCATCTGTCCGAAAAATCAGACAAAGATTTTTCCATTTGGTTGACCAAAGAGCACAAAGTGGCTTGTATTCCCGTATCGGCTTTTTATCAAGAAGCAACTGACAACGGCGTTGTGCGCTTTTGTTTTGCCAAAAAAGAAGAAACGCTTGAGCGAGCCGTTGAGCGATTGGTGAAGGTATTTCCTGCCTAGCAGCAGGTTTTTAACATTAATTAGAGAAGTTCAAAGTTAGGGTTAGATTGCTACGTGGCTATTCATAAAATAAGTGCGTAGCACTGACCTGAGTTTTTACTTCTTGTTTTAATTGAATCAATTTGATTCATGGATGATGCGACGGATACCCACGTAACGTTTACGATAATAATCGGCATTCAGAAAATCGTAGCGTACGCCGCCTTTCCAGGCCGAATGAATGAATTTCACGTAGTTGGTGCCCACTTCCACGATCATACCAACGTGCCCTACACGTTGACTGCCTGAATTATGGCCTTTGAAAAAAATTAAATCTCCTGCTTTGGCTTGGTCAATGTCTACTTCGATGCCGTGAGAAATCTGGGCGGCGCTAGAATGCGGCAAGGTAAAACCGAATTGAGAAAAACAATAGCGGACAAACCCTGAGCAATCAAATCCTTTTTTGGAAGTACCTCCTGAGCGGTAGCGTAGTGACAAGTGCTTTTTGGCAAAACTAAGCAACTCAGCAGACATCGAAGCTTTTTGCGTGGTGTCCTTTTTGGCCGTTTGGGCAAAAATAGTTTGGCCAAAACTGGAGAGTACCAGTAATAAAATTATTTTTTTTATCATAAGTTCTGAGGAACGGGTTGACTTTGTTTAGAACAAAGACTATGCCAAGTAAAGTAAAAAATTTGGTAAAAACCAATTTTGTTGATATAAATCTCCAATTAACGCCAAGTTGTCCAATTTTTATTTGTTTTCAATTCTTGTCTTAACTCCTTGAAGGTGAGTGAAAAAGAGCTTAATATTTGTTTCATAAAATATTTAATCGTAATATTGCGATGTAAAACGTGTAACAACTATTATGGGACTTTCTAAAAGTGAAGTATTCAGTGAGACAGATAACCGTATAGCCGATTTAGCCAAAGCCTTGGCGCATCCGGCGCGGGTTGCCATTTTGCGGCTGTTAGCCCAAAAAAAGGCCTGCGTGTGTGGAGACTTAGTAGATGAGCTTCCCCTTTCTCAGGCTACAGTTTCTCAGCATTTGAAAGAGCTTAAACGCATTGGTATCATTCAGGGAAGCATTGACCCACCCCGCGTTTGTTATTGTATCAACGAACAAGTGTGGGAAGAAGCTGAAGAAGCATTTGGTGGCGTATTTGCCCTTTTTTCAAAAGTAGGTTGCTGTTAAATTTTTTTACCCTTATATATCGTAATATTACAATAGAAAATCAAATACATTATGAACACAGAACAGTCACTCAAAGAAATAGTCCGTGAAAAATACACGGAAGTAGCCAACCAATCAAAAGACCAAAATGCTGCTTCTTGCTGTGGTTGCGGCCCTACCTGCGGTACCGACGAAGATTTTATCGGTATCATGGCCGAAGATTATTCCAAACTAGGTGGGTACGTAGCCGATGCCGACTTGGGATTAGGATGCGGTTTGCCGACAAAATTTGCGCAAATAAAACCAGGTGACACGGTCATTGACTTAGGTAGTGGAGCGGGCAATGACGCTTTTGTAGCACGTGCCGAAACGGGTCCAGAAGGCAAAGTAATCGGGATTGATTTTACGGAAGCAATGCTCACCAAGGCCCGCGCCAATGCCGAAAAATTGGGATTCAACAACGTGGAGTTTCGTCAAGGAGATATTGAGCAAATGCCTGTTAATGATTCGGTTGCGGATGTGATTGTGAGCAATTGCGTACTGAATTTGGTGCCCAACAAAGCCAATGTGTTCAAAGAAATTTACCGGGTTTTAAAACCCAATGGCCATTTTAGTATTTCAGACATTGTGTTGGTAGGTCAACTGCCTGCGGGCTTGCAGCAGGCCGCCGAAATGTACGCGGGCTGTGTATCGGGTGCCATACAGAAGGAGTCTTATCTTGGCCTGATTGAGCAATCGGGTTTTACAAACGTCACGTTGCAAAAAGACCGAGAAATTTTTCTGCCAGATTCAATTCTAAGTACATTTTTGTCGCCTGAAGAAATCGCCTCTTTCCGAACAAGTGGCACAGGAATTTACAGTATTACGGTCTATGCTGAAAAACCAGTAGTGTCCGACGGTTCTAAACCGTCTGAAGCGGTAGAAGTCGAAATTCGATTGGCGCAGCCCGCTGATTATGAGTCTGTTGTTTCGCTTCTGAAGTCTGTTGGGTTACCTACCGAAGACCTAAATGCGAAATTGCCCGATTTTTTATTGGCTTTTGTCAACGAAAAATTGGTAGGTTCGGCAGGAGTGGAGGTCAATGGTACGGTCGGATTGCTGCGCTCAGTGGCGGTAGTGAAAGACTTTCGGAACTATAAAATTGCGGGCCGTTTGGTGAATGATTTAAGCAAACAAGTGAGGCTGAAAGGAGTAAAAGACTTATATCTAATTACCACAACGGCGGATGGCTACTTTGAAAAGCAAGGCTATGAGCGCGTAGAACGCGAAAACGTGCCCGCCGAAATAACGCAATCTCAACAGTTCAGCAGTGTTTGTCCAAGTTCGGCCGTAGTCATGAAAAAAAGCATTGAAAAACCGAAAATCAAGCTATCTGACTTGGAGCAAGTCTCTGCTTGCTGCACACCCAATTCGGGTTGCTGCTAGTCCAAAGTAAAGTGGTTTAGAAAATGCTTTAATAATACAAATCAGCGTCAATCGTATTCTTTTTTCACCGAATAGAATGCAGAATGGCGCTGATTTGTCATTTTTAGCGGATTCGTTTTTTTTGTTCCGTTTTATACTGGAGCGGAGAGATGCCCGTTTGACGTTTAAAAATTTGATGAAAGTTAGATAAATTCCGAAAGCCGCATTCCAACCCAACCTGCGCTACGCTCAGGTCAGAATTGCTGAGAAGCTTTCGGGCGTGACTAATGCGAAAACTATTTAGAAATTCAACATACGTTTTCTGCGTCCTTTTTTTAAAATAACGACAAAAAGCAGGGACGGTCATGTGCGCTGTTTCGGCTACGATTTCCAGCCGAATTTCTTCCTGAAAATGCGCCAAAGTAAACTCAATGAGGCGTTTCATGCGCTCGGTATCTGCGTCGTCGGGCGTGATTTGGTAGGCTGTACTGGCCAATGCTTCAGCAGATTTATCCTTTGCCAAAGTTAAAAGAATACTTAAAAATGAAATAAATCGGCTTCCTTCGGGTAAATACGGTAATTGGAGAATGTCTTTCTCGATTGTATGGATGGCTTCTGGGCTAAACCTAATGCCCCGCGCCGACCGTTTCATCAATTCCTGAATTGAATTGAATTCGGGAATTTTTTCGATGAAATCATGAACCAGACTTTGCGGAAACTGTATCACCACCGATTCGGCCCACAATGCGATATTGGACTGATAAAAGGCGTCATCATTTCGCCAAAAATGGGGGAGGTTTGACCCTAACAAGACCAAATCTCCTTCATAAAATGGCCCTACATGATCACCCACAAACCGCTGTCCGTGGCTTTTTATAATGTAAGTAAGTTCATATTCTGGATGATAATGCCACGGGGCATCAAAAAACGCCATTTTGAAACCACGCGCTAAGTAAGACAAAGAACCTTCGATGCTTAATTTTTCAAGTTGTGGTTTCATCACTTTAAGTTGTTAAAGCTATAATATAAAAAATATCAAATATTTGCCTTATTTAATAGTATATAATTCATTATAAGTTAATATACCATATATTATAGTCAAAAAAACGTATTTTCTCATTTTAAAAATTCTGTTATTTTGTATCAACAGTTAAGCTAACCATCTATACTTATGCTCGCAACAATTGATACAACGGTTTTGAAGGAAGAACTAAATACTCCTTATTCGGTTTCGCCCGAAGCCATTGCATTTTACCGTGAATTTGGCTACGTCAAACTCAAAAATGTGTTGAGTCCAGAAATCCTTTCGTATTACGGTGACATCATTACCGATTTGGTCTTTAAACTCAATAAATTGACCAAACCAAT encodes:
- a CDS encoding ArsR/SmtB family transcription factor, whose amino-acid sequence is MGLSKSEVFSETDNRIADLAKALAHPARVAILRLLAQKKACVCGDLVDELPLSQATVSQHLKELKRIGIIQGSIDPPRVCYCINEQVWEEAEEAFGGVFALFSKVGCC
- a CDS encoding TerC family protein — encoded protein: MESLFTAEALISLLTLTFLEIVLGIDNIIFISIAANKLSRKDQPKARNIGLILAMIFRVSLLFGISFIISLSQPFTHVDAGWFKAAFSGQSVILVIGGLFLLYKSTSEIHHKLEGINEEVQKPKGSASNKLTSVVLQIALINVVFSIDSILTAIGLTNNIPVMIVAVVLSVIIMMLFSGPVGDFVNRHPSVQMLGLAFLIAIGFMLIAEGAHLAEVSIFDSEVGSVPKGYLYFAIAFSLLVEVLNINMRKNSQPVKLHDYKSQAEREGILGKQEE
- a CDS encoding methionine aminotransferase, with the protein product MESKLPNVGTTIFTVMSALATEHKAINLSQGFPDFDMPEALVRLTSEAMQKGFNQYSPMAGWMPLRESIAAKIHDLHGVSVNPDTEITITPGGTYAIYTAFTAVLRPGDEVIVFEPAYDSYIPNIEVNGAIAVRISLDFPTYRINWDEVRARITPRTRMIALNTPHNPTGSILRDDDIEQLRQIVQEHDLLIMSDEVYEHLIYDGEPHRSMLRYEDLRQRAFVCFSFGKAYHCTGWKMGYCVAPPAFTVEFRKIHQFNCFSCFTPAQVGLAEHLKDSVEYRSIAGFYEGKRNYFAKLMEQTRFKPLPSYGSYFQLYYFDHLSEKSDKDFSIWLTKEHKVACIPVSAFYQEATDNGVVRFCFAKKEETLERAVERLVKVFPA
- a CDS encoding AraC family transcriptional regulator, with protein sequence MKPQLEKLSIEGSLSYLARGFKMAFFDAPWHYHPEYELTYIIKSHGQRFVGDHVGPFYEGDLVLLGSNLPHFWRNDDAFYQSNIALWAESVVIQFPQSLVHDFIEKIPEFNSIQELMKRSARGIRFSPEAIHTIEKDILQLPYLPEGSRFISFLSILLTLAKDKSAEALASTAYQITPDDADTERMKRLIEFTLAHFQEEIRLEIVAETAHMTVPAFCRYFKKRTQKTYVEFLNSFRISHARKLLSNSDLSVAQVGLECGFRNLSNFHQIFKRQTGISPLQYKTEQKKRIR
- a CDS encoding TonB-dependent receptor, which gives rise to MKKLLLLFTCSIIAFVGFAQPTQTIRGKIVDKESKFPLVGVTALLMNNAAQPVGAVTDVDGTFRVANVAVGRQTLRFTLVGYKEILLNNIVVEAGRETVLNLEMEEAITELNTVVVKVKRSGEAANEMAMVSARQFSVEETERYAGSRGEPARMASNFAGVQGADDSRNDIVIRGNSPSGVLWRLEGVSIPNPNHFAISGTSGGPVSIINNKYLANSDFFTGAFPAEFGNTTAGVFDLKLRNGNNEKHEFGAQFGFLGTEATAEGPLSKKSKSSYLVTGRYANLWLFNKAGIDIGTQAVPSYADGFARFNFPLKNGGNVALWGIGGTSTVDILVSEQEVSDRNIFGQNDRDQYFTSKMALGGITYNQPLNKSTFFKATLAVSNNIQDANHDFLFLRKDAVGNPLVQNQKYVIDSLRPILDYKFSDTKYSLATALNKKWGAKSTLKVGVNADMIRFTAFDDVRNLNETTNQLTPWRRRWNADAEGFIQLQPYIQFKHYLTQNVALNVGLSSFYSSINKNSYSPIEPRAGLSWELPNRQKITFATGLHSQGLPTYLYFYNPANTGTANTFPAKNVGLMKSWHFVAGYSKMLAENLRLLAEVYYQRLYDVPVEIQKSSFSILNSGAGFSRFFPNPLQNAGKGRNYGVELTLEKFFSNNYYFLVTASVFDAKYQGSDGVWRNTDFNGKYAFNALFSKEFTFKKRKSLNIGAKYTATGGRWYGPADITASRQSQEVIYADATRNSLQFSPYNRFDIKTEYKINRNRLTHTIAVDLVNVLGIQNLLSLSYVPQAPYVKQEYQLGFLPVFFYRINF
- a CDS encoding C40 family peptidase, producing the protein MIKKIILLLVLSSFGQTIFAQTAKKDTTQKASMSAELLSFAKKHLSLRYRSGGTSKKGFDCSGFVRYCFSQFGFTLPHSSAAQISHGIEVDIDQAKAGDLIFFKGHNSGSQRVGHVGMIVEVGTNYVKFIHSAWKGGVRYDFLNADYYRKRYVGIRRIIHESN
- the arsN2 gene encoding arsenic resistance N-acetyltransferase ArsN2, yielding MNTEQSLKEIVREKYTEVANQSKDQNAASCCGCGPTCGTDEDFIGIMAEDYSKLGGYVADADLGLGCGLPTKFAQIKPGDTVIDLGSGAGNDAFVARAETGPEGKVIGIDFTEAMLTKARANAEKLGFNNVEFRQGDIEQMPVNDSVADVIVSNCVLNLVPNKANVFKEIYRVLKPNGHFSISDIVLVGQLPAGLQQAAEMYAGCVSGAIQKESYLGLIEQSGFTNVTLQKDREIFLPDSILSTFLSPEEIASFRTSGTGIYSITVYAEKPVVSDGSKPSEAVEVEIRLAQPADYESVVSLLKSVGLPTEDLNAKLPDFLLAFVNEKLVGSAGVEVNGTVGLLRSVAVVKDFRNYKIAGRLVNDLSKQVRLKGVKDLYLITTTADGYFEKQGYERVERENVPAEITQSQQFSSVCPSSAVVMKKSIEKPKIKLSDLEQVSACCTPNSGCC